Part of the Labrenzia sp. PHM005 genome is shown below.
AAACTGATTGGTCTGCACACCGACCAGCCCCACGAGGCAGCCATCGGCCTGCTTCAATTTCGGGATGAGTTTTTTGACTTCAACCTTGGTGTTGGTTTCGTCGATCACCTCGATTTCGATGTCGACGTCATCTCCCAGCACCCTTCTGTCGCGGCAGTCCTGGATCAGACCGTAGACGGACGCCAGGGAATTGGATGGGATCGGTGCCCGCAGCCACTGGATAACATAGCCTTCGTCGTCATAGTGCGACGGTTTAATCAAAAGCACTGAAAAGCGTTTGCGCATGAAATTCGATGCTCCGTTCAGCTAAAACCAAACCGGGATCGTAGGTATTTCCCCCATGGCTCATACTGACGGCGCATTTCCCCTTCCGCAAGGGAAATCTCTGATCTGTTTCCAATCACAAATCTAATAAAGGTGCCGGCAACCGCCCACGCCACAGCCAGCCAAGCTTTTGCGCGGCTAAAGGAAACTGTCAGGGCTAAGCGGTTTTACTCGATCTTGGTTTTATTCCAGCCGCCCGGCGCCGCTTCCAGCACCGTCGCATTGCCATCGTCACCCAAAAGGAACACAGCCAAGATCCGCACCGGACCGTCTCCAGTGTTTACACCGCGATGGGTGACATTCATGGCTTCCAGCAGCCCCTCACCTTTCCGGTAGATCTTTTTGCCGATCCCCTCATAGGTCACGGTTATCTCGCCTTCCAGTATGTAGGCAAAAAGCGGCGCATGGTGTTGATGCCAATCGGTTGCCTCGCCCGGCGCCATGGTGACAACAAGGGAGCGCACCGATGGGTTTTCCTGCGGAAACCGGACAGTCTCGCCAGCGACCGTTTTATCTCCAGAAAAGACGTCCCGAACCTTGTCGTACGGCGTTTTCGTTGTTTCTTCAGCAGCTTTAGCCGCTTCGGATCCGGGTTTGGCAGCTGGTT
Proteins encoded:
- a CDS encoding cupin domain-containing protein is translated as MRPVVWIASLGLALNLGLSSSLAADKAITPDGKPAPSQPAAKPGSEAAKAAEETTKTPYDKVRDVFSGDKTVAGETVRFPQENPSVRSLVVTMAPGEATDWHQHHAPLFAYILEGEITVTYEGIGKKIYRKGEGLLEAMNVTHRGVNTGDGPVRILAVFLLGDDGNATVLEAAPGGWNKTKIE